The following proteins come from a genomic window of Rutidosis leptorrhynchoides isolate AG116_Rl617_1_P2 chromosome 10, CSIRO_AGI_Rlap_v1, whole genome shotgun sequence:
- the LOC139871205 gene encoding uncharacterized protein encodes MFTEGLDERALNWVKQGSEKEQVQVRSPLRETAIDHEYLFPKSPLSLNTTTYKSSNVLPPLKFHSSLLGSHSLEPKSYNEFDYEDDDDLNDHDGDDYDDHDESVGSASDDMDCTYSEEEEFNEEICDVNPVEMPSVLNGPIRSTLNKGTIKQDLCVKVPRKTRKFTETGWHGGASTQPSSISAASRLREMLQPHSAYGTPTAELGTPSAPPIFEEVGHILEDQEEISKDSSRFSGIEQSHYEVNMPEKIVGDDELAHDDRENEAVLEKTEKAMPSLETNLLDHTTYYNSAKNPWQTLITYDACFRLCLNAWARGCTEAPVFLSDECRLLRSAFGLHKLLLQPRGFKPVESSGNENSDKECSLKVKKVIGKIRVEVRKVRIIPQRKLKDTYSQQSAIYVQAGVEYIRHVSSVVINKINKLGLSSFSLPCEEPVTCLLRLKSSQELTETDTSIGICLRPGTGDSHDFFPENQGDALLLEVQGEKRIIQGRAVIPVSFLHDNPNDRVKWWPIYHEDNECIGKAQLSITSTITSDETASLKCGPVVETLAYDLLLEAAMRAQCFHARNLWVVDPWKWLLTEFSDYYGVSESYTKLRYLSHVMNVATPIKDCLELIYELLVPVMKARTERRLTRQEKSLLLDCETQVESLLAISFQNYKSLDENSATGLSDVLSPIPETAAPALAPAVQLYTLIHDILSPDGQALLTSYLQAAARKRCRKHMVDTDEFVASNSDGFLMDSIAITTAYLKMKNLCITLSDEIKTDIKIHNQHILPSSIDLSSITAEVYSSELCKRLKGFLSVWPPSSPQHHVNELLIATADFERNLESWNISVSQGAVDSRNLYHNYIMVWVEDMQLCLLDLCKAEKVPWAGVITNYSTSPFAEELYDKIKEMLGEYEVVINRWPQYTSILENAVANVERAIVKALERQYTDILTPLKDSIPKRLGIQVQKLTRRQSNAPYSVPNQLGTFLNTIKRIVDVLHCRIEEKLKSWISYLPVSGDKKSTYGEQMNAVTVLLRTKYKIYLQAVVVKLTSNIQSNRSTRLQRILEETKESDGENEIRERMQFLCSQIVVSVSNLHEVFTNQIFIASSRGLWDKMGQIVLKFLEGRKENRVWYNGSYYALGILDDTFASQMQRLQGNALLEKDVEPPRSIVEARSILCRDTNNAADTSTYFY; translated from the exons GGATCAGAAAAGGAACAAGTTCAAGTTCGGTCGCCTTTACGAGAGACTGCAATTGATCATGAATACTTGTTTCCTAAATCACCCCTTTCATTAAATACGACAACTTATAAATCCTCTAATGTATTGCCACCACTTAAATTCCATTCGAGCCTGCTTGGATCTCATAGTCTTGAGCCAAAGAGTTACAATGAGTTTGATTATGAAGATGACGATGATCTAAATGATCATGatggtgatgattatgatgatcatgatgagAGTGTGGGGTCAGCTTCGGACGATATGGACTGCACGTATTCTGAAGAAGAAGAGTTTAATGAAGAAATTTGTGATGTTAATCCAGTTGAAATGCCTTCTGTACTAAATGGACCTATTAGGTCAACTTTGAATAAAGGGACAATAAAACAGGATCTTTGTGTTAAAGTTCCTCGAAAGACTAGAAAATTTACGGAAACGGGATGGCATGGTGGTGCAAGCACGCAACCGAGTTCGATTTCAGCTGCTAGTCGTTTGCGTGAGATGTTACAACCTCATAGTGCCTAT GGTACCCCGACAGCAGAATTAGGAACGCCAAGTGCACCTCCGATTTTCGAAGAAGTAGGACACATTCTCGAAGATCAAGAAGAAATAAGTAAAGATTCTTCACGGTTTTCAGGAATTGAGCAATCACATTATGAAGTAAATATGCCCGAAAAAATCGTTGGTGATGATGAACTTGCTCATGATGACAG GGAAAATGAAGCTGTTCTTGAAAAGACAGAAAAGGCAATGCCTAGTTTGGAAACAAATTTACTAGATCATACAACTTATTACAACAG TGCTAAAAATCCATGGCAAACTTTGATCACTTATGATGCATGCTTCCGTTTATGCCTAAACGCGTGGGCCCGAGGATGTACAGAAGCACCCGTCTTTTTAAGTGATGAATGCCGGCTTTTACGCAGTGCCTTTGG ACTACACAAGTTATTGTTGCAACCTCGTGGCTTCAAACCAGTAGAAAGTAGTGGTAATGAGAATTCGGATAAAGAATGCTCCTTGAAAGTAAAGAAagtgattggaaaaatccgggtcgaag TGAGAAAAGTAAGAATCATTCCACAACGAAAACTTAAGGACACGTACTCGCAACAAAGTGCAATATATGTACAAGCAGGAGTTGAGTACATTCGACATGTTTCTTCCGTTGTAATAAACAAAATTAACAAACTAGGTCTCTCTTCATTTTCACTACCGTGCGAAG AACCTGTAACGTGCTTATTGCGCCTTAAAAGTTCTCAAGAACTTACAGAAACTGATACATCTATTGGCATTTGCTTGAGGCCAGGAACTGGTGATTCACATGATTT TTTCCCGGAAAATCAAGGTGATGCGCTCCTGCTAGAAGTGCAGGGCGAAAAGAGAATTATTCAGGGTCGAGCAGTTATTCCCGTTTCATTCCTACACGATAATCCT AATGATAGAGTAAAATGGTGGCCGATTTATCATGAAGACAACGAATGCATTGGAAAGGCGCAGCTTTCGATCACTAGTACAATTACGTCTGATGAAACTGCATCCCTTAAG TGTGGACCTGTTGTGGAAACACTCGCATATGATCTACTGTTGGAGGCTGCCATGCGTGCACAATGTTTCCACGCACGTAACTTGTGGGTAGTTGACCCGTGGAAATGGTTGTTGACTGAGTTTTCTGATTATTATGGAGTTTCAGAGTCGTACACTAAACTCAG GTATCTTTCTCATGTGATGAACGTTGCGACACCAATAAAAGATTGCTTAGAGCTAATTTACGAACTACTTGTACCTGTAATGAAAGCTAGAACCGAAAGAAGATTAACAAGACAAGAG AAAAGCTTGTTATTGGACTGTGAAACACAAGTGGAGAGTCTacttgcaatctcttttcaaaattaCAAGTCGTTAGACGAAAATTCAGCTACGGGTTTATCAGACGTTTTAAGTCCAATTCCAGAAACCGCTGCACCAGCATTAGCTCCAGCTGTTCAATTATATACGCTTATTCACGATATTCTTTCGCCAGATGGACAGGCTTTGTTGACCAGCTACTTAcag GCGGCAGCACGAAAGCGATGCAGGAAGCACATGGTGGACACAGACGAGTTTGTGGCGAGCAACAGTGACGGATTCCTTATGGATTCTATTGCAATTACTACGGCTTATTTGAAAATGAAAAACTTGTGCATTACTTTGAGTGATGAAATAAAGACAGATATCAAGATACATAACCAGCACATACTACCAAG CTCGATTGATCTTTCAAGCATCACGGCAGAAGTTTACAGCAGTGAATTATGCAAACGGTTAAAAGGATTTCTATCTGTGTGGCCGCCTTCGAGCCCACAGCATCACGTAAACGAACTTCTTATCGCAACTGCTGACTTCGAAAGGAATCTCGAGTCATGGAACATCAG TGTATCTCAAGGTGCTGTAGACTCGAGAAActtataccataattatattatggTTTGGGTCGAAGATATGCAATTATGCTTACTTGATTTATGCAAGGCCGAAAAGGTACCATGGGCAGGAGTAATCACAAACTATTCTACTTCACCGTTTGCTGAAGAGTTGTACGATAAAATTAAAGAAATGTTGGGTGAGTATGAAGTTGTGATTAATCGATGGCCGCAGTATACTTCGATCTTGGAAAAT GCTGTTGCAAACGTGGAAAGAGCAATCGTGAAGGCACTCGAAAGACAGTATACCGATATTTTGACACCGTTGAAAGATAGCATTCCGAAAAGGCTTGGGATTCAAGTTCAGAAATTAACAAGACGACAATCAAACGCTCCATATTCCGTTCCTAATCAG CTGGGAACGTTTCTTAACACAATCAAGAGAATCGTCGATGTTTTACATTGTAGAATCGAAGAAAAATTGAAGTCATGGATATCGTATCTTCCTGTAAGCGGCGATAAAAAGTCAACTTACGGAGAGCAAATGAATGCGGTTACCGTTTTGTTAAGAACAAAGTACAAAATCTACTTGCAGGCTGTGGTTGTCAAGCTCACTAGTAAT ATTCAATCAAATCGTAGCACGCGACTTCAAAGAATTTTGGAGGAAACAAAGGAATCAGACGGAGAGAATGAAATTCGCGAGCGGATGCAGTTTTTATGTTCACAGATAGTGGTCTCTGTTTCGAATTTGCATGAGGTTTTTACGAATCAAATATTCATTGCGAGTTCTCGTGGTTTATGGGACAAAATGGGACAG ATTGTGCTGAAGTTTTTGGAGGGTAGAAAGGAAAATCGCGTATGGTACAACGGATCTTATTATGCTCTTGGT ATTTTGGATGATACGTTTGCTTCCCAGATGCAACGATTGCAAGGGAACGCGTTACTTGAGAAAGATGTTGAACCACCTCGATCGATCGTTGAAGCTCGATCCATTCTTTGCAGGGATACTAACAATGCAGCAGACACCTCTACTTATTTCTATTAA